TTGGCTGGCCGGTTTCACCCACTCCCCGAAGGTGAAAGGCAAGGGCTCCACGTTGGTGAACAGTTCTGGGCGCACTTTGAATTCTTCGTCGCCGTAGCGCAACAGCAACCAACCGTTGATTTCGTCAAATTTCTCAAAAACCTTGTTGTGCGGCTCCAGGGCTTCAAACTCGCGGCGGTTGGCCGGATGAATATGCGCGTACCCATACCCCGGAAACCACGGATACAAACCAAACTCTAAACTTTTCTTGGGCATAGGGAAAGCATGGGTGAGTCAATGAAAAGGTGCCCACCGGAAATATAATAAGGTATCAAAAACTACAGCGTGATGTTCAGTTCCTCTGCGGTGGCCAGAACTATCTCGCGGGCGTATTTTTTGGGAATCACCACTTCGCCGGTTTGGCTATAGTGCGTGATAATGCTTTGGTCCAGCAGCATGGGCGCGGTGTAAGCCCCAACTTTATCTATCAAAGCTTTCAGCACCAACCCAAATTGGTCGCGGCGGGCCTCCGTTTCTGGCGTCTTGAGCCGGGGCGGATATGGGTTAGGCGGCAGACGATGCGGAATTTTGCGTTTGTAGGCCTCCTGGACGGCCCCGTTTACAATGCGTTGCAGTTGCCCCTCATAGCGCTCCTGCTGCACCCGGCCATGAATGCCTTTGGTGTGGTAAAGCCAGTCTTTGATGTCGCCTTCGGGGTTGGTGAGCAGGGCCATGAGTGCGCTGGTATTGATCACTTGGCCCGCCGGGAAGTTCCATTTCTGCGCCAGCTGGTCTCTGAACTCATAAATAGGCAACAAAATGAACTGCTGAAAATACGTGAGCCGCTGCGGAAACTTGATTTTGAGGTGCGGGTCTTCCTGCTCGGTGTAGGTGATTTCCTCCAGCAGTTTCCCTTCTTCCAAAAGCCAGTTCATGCGGCCCAGGCCTTCAATCTTCATGACCATCACTTCCTTTAAAGCATGCAGATAGAGCACGTCTTGGGCGGCGTATTCCAACTGGCGTTTGGTCAAAGGCCGGTGGTTCCAATTGCTCATCTGCTGTGATTTGTCCAGCTTGAGGCCCAGTTCCTCTTCCAGCAACACGCCCAGAGCGGCCTTGGAGTAGTTGAGGATTTTGGCGGCCACGGCGGTGTCAATCACGTTGCGCACCTGGCAGCCCAACATGCTCAACAACATTAAATCATTGTTGGCGTGGTGGAAAATCTTGGTGATGGCCGGGTTCTCCAGCACGTCCCAGAGGGGCTGCAGGTCTTTCACCGGAATAGGGTCAATCAAAAAACAGTCATGCCCGTCTGATATCTGAATCAGGCAAAGCGTGAAGCCGTAGGTGTAATGGTGCTGGTCAAACTCAAGGTCTAGGGCGAGCTCTGGTTTCTGGCTGAGATGGTGGGCCGCCGCTTGCAGCGCCTCGGCCGTCTCTACCACGTGTACCGGTTTTCCCTCCAGAACGAATGCAGGTTCCTTCATAATCTCAAATGTACCCAAAAATCAGGAATTCGCTCCACGTACAAACACGGCACTTGGTTGCCGCTCTTTCAAAATTCGCCAAACATTTTTTACAGCTCGGCTCCTGGAGGGCTATTGTTTCCAAAACGAATAAAAATGAAAAAGCTGTTTTCGGCTTCGTTTCTGGAAACAAAGGCAAAAACAGCTTTCCTGGGCATTATGTTTTAAACCCGTAAAGGGCAGGGATATTATTCCAGAATGAAACTCACGTCAACAGACGAAGTGATGGTGATTTGCCCCAACGCCAAGGTTGAGCCGCCGCCGCTGTCCATGGACAGTTCTTGTCTGGCCATTTTCGCGAACACAGGGCCAGGGGCGTTGGCGCCGCCTTCATTGATTTGGTACGGTCTGCCCACTTTGGCACCCAGTTCAGCGGCTAACATGGTGGCTTTCTGTTTGGCGTCTTGAATGGCTTTCTTGCGGGCTTCGTCCTGGTGCTTTTTCAGTTGCGTACTCTGGAAACTGATGCCGTCCACGCGGTTAGCACCGGCCTTGTACAAGCCTTCCAGCAGCGCGTCAAAGCCCTGCACTTTGGTCAGAATGACGGTGACGGTGCGGTTGGCGAGGTAAAATTGCGGCGTGGTCTGTCCGTATTCACCGTTGTAAATTGGCTGTAAGTAAAGGTAGGCCGTCTGGATGTTTTTTTCTTCCACGCCGCTTTTCTTGAGGTAGGCAATAAGGGCGGCGGTGCGTTGGTCGGCTACCTTGCGGGCCTCTTCCAGGGTTTTCTCGCGCACTTCCACGCCGGTCATAAACGTGATCTGGTCAGGTTGCACTTTCACTTCGCCCTGGCCAGAAACGCTCACCAGCGGCGGGATGGAGCTTTGTTGGGCCATAGTAGAGAAGCTGAGCAAGGCGAAAAAGAACGCAAGGGTGGTGTAGGATAATGCTTTCATAGTGGTCATTGAATAAGGTTCAAACGGGGCAATGCAAGTTCTGTGCCGAATCTGTGCCCAAAAGGGGAACGCCAGGAAACCATGTCTGTTGCCCACCGCAAAAAAGTGTTGCGTATCTTTGCGTTTTCAGCACGTTACTTATGCCTCAGCCCCAAGACCTTACTCTGTTTGACCCTTTTGACGGCATGCGCTTCGGGCGCCACCTGTGTTTTCTGTGCGGTACCACCATTGCCCCAGAGCAGCAGACCACGGTTTTCCCCGATTGGCTGATGGAACAGTACGGTTTCGGGCAGCAGGCCCTGTTGCTGTTGGACCAAAGCCAAGTAGCCTACCAAGACCTCAAGATTCCGTGCTGCGCGAACTGCCAGACCAACGCCTTGGCACCTGTGGAGGAACAGGTACAGAAAGCAGTGTTGAAAGGCGTAGCTGGTCTTCGAGCTTTAGACGAAAAAGTGCTCTTCCAGTGGTTAGGCAAAATGTTTTACGGTACGCTCATCACCGAGCTCATCAAAGAGCAGGATCCCTTGGTGCGCCCCGAGTACGCCGTGAGCGAACAGCCCAAAATGCTCATGAAATTCCAGGCCTTCTACCGGGTGCTGCAGTCGCTGCGGGTGCCCATGGTCTTCGCTGATTTCGTGCCTGCCTCGGTGTTTATTGTAGACGTAGATGCCTCAGCGGAGCCCAATCGGTTTGAATTTAGAGACGAATTGAGCACCATGATGTTCAGTCTGCGGCTGGACAACGCGCTTATTATCTGCTGCCTGCTAGACAATGCCATGATCAAAGACGCCCTGCGCCGCGTATGGGCTGTGCTGGAAACCAAAACCCTGCAACCCATTCAGGCCGCCGAGTTCAGCGCCCGCGTTTTTTACGCCGGCTACCTGCTCAACGTGGTCCCAGATTACCTGCTGCGCTCCGTGAAACCGCAGGATACCCACGTGGTCATGGACACCCTCATTGACGATGTCACTAACGTGATCTTCAACGCCTGGGACAGCAGCGCCTACGCCAAGTTGCTGGCTCTTTCCTGGGCCAAGTGGGGAATTTCCGCCGCGCAAATCTTACAGGATCCCACTGAGCCTCTCAGTTTGCTCTTCACCCCAGAAGGGGAGTTTATAGCGTTTCCGAAGATTCCAGAGGTGAAGTAGAAAAGGCGAAAGCCAAGAAGGTCATCCTGAGCCTGTCGAAGGATCTAAAGAACATTCTTTCTTTGCTTGGGTAGACAGTTCCCTTCGCCGTTGTTGGTGTTATCACCGACAACCCAAGCTGCGGTTCTAACAGTAATTGTGCATGCAGTTTGCCTCCCTTCCAAACCCCCGCTCCATCCTGAGTTCTACAAGACAGCCTTTTCCATAGCCGGGCTCCGAGCGCTCACGGCCGCGAGGCCCCGCCTTCCCCTCTCGCGCTGTACCAGCTTCCTGGCGCCTTCGGCACCCGCCTGCCGGCGACGGAACCTGCTTAGGCGCTCGATGGAAAGCCTGGAAATGGTACAGTTTGAAAGGCAGTCTGCGTTTTGGGCATCAGCAGTGCCGCCTGCTCAAAAGACCTCACAGGTTTTGGAAACCTGTGAGGTCTGCGCCAATTGCGTTTTTGGGCTCTAAATTGGAAATGGAGGCGAAAACACAAGTATCATTTCCTAATAAATATCACTGACGCAAGTTTAGCGCAGCGTAACTTGTGGTTTCCCATCTGGTCAGTTTATCAACTGACGTGAGTTTATAAACTCACAACATGTTTAGCCACAAGTTACGCTGTCGCTAAACTTGCGGCAGAGGTTTTTGTAGAGACCAGGCACCGCCTTGTCTCTACGGTGGAGGACCCGACGAACGCTTGCTCAAAAGACCTCGTAGTGCGCGCAGCTCCTACGAGCGTCTCTGCCATTTGCGTTTTCTCTTCCATTTCCAGTTTAGAGCCCGGAAACGGAAATCAATCTTCCGCCACTTCCGCGCGCACCATCGCAAATTCCTGATTTATAAACCTCTGCTTTTGGGCTGCGTACGTTAGGCTAAATATTATACTCCTAACCTTACCAAACTAAAACTATGGCTGAAATTAACATTGAACCCAAAAAACGCTCCGGCTGGGGCTGGTTGTTGGTGCTGCTGGCCTTGCTGGTCATCGGGTGGCTGGTCTACAAATATGTGCTGAACGCCGATGGCGGTGACCCCGCGGTGACCAACGCGCCTGCTCCCGCCATGATTCTATCCGTGGCCCCTTTTCTTCATTTGTAAACCTTGCATTAACTCAAAACAACATGGCATATTCATCTTCCAACGGACCAGCCCGCCTGACGCCGTTACATGACCTCAAAGATTTTAAAGTAGCTGACCGCAACCTGGACGTTAGAAACTGGGAAGTAATAGGCGCCGACGGCCAACGCCTGGGAAAAGTAGACGACCTCATTGTAGACCGTGAACTCATGAAAGTGCGCTACCTGGACATTGACGTGGACAAAGACCGGTTTCTCCCAGACACAGACGCCCGTCACCTGCTGGTACCCATTGGGGCCGCGCACCTAGACGATGACAACAACCAGGTGTTCCTGGCCAACATTGACCAGAATGCCCTCACGCGCTTTCCGTTTTACCGCGGCGGCGCCGTAGATTCTGATTTGGAATACCGCGTCATGCACGCCTTTACCAAACCCAATGACGCCTACATGGCCCCGGCGGCCACCGCTGCCCCAACCGCAGATTTCTACCAGAACGACCACTTCAATGAAGAACGCTTCTACCAGAAAAACCAAAACAGCGGCATGATGAATGCTGGCGGCGTGAGCGGCGGCGGCGTGCAAGACGATATTGCCACCATTGAACGGCTTAAGCAGATGCTGGACCAGGGCACCATTACCCAAGAGGAGTTCGCGGTGCTCAAGAGAAAGGCCATCGGGTTCTAGTTTTGGCGTCATTTACAGAAATGAGCCCAAAAACAGAAGAGCAAGCCAATCTGGCTTGCTCTTCTGTTTTAAATGGATTTCATAAAAATCACGGGTAATTGTTGGAAGTAGTAGTGGGGTTATGGTCTAAAACCGAGGCATCATGTGACATAGGCACCGCCGTGGCATATTGGTTACTTCTGCTACTGGCTGCGCCGGGCCAGGTGGTTTTAATGCGGGCGTTGGTGGCGTTTTTACGAGGACGGGTGAGCGCGTACGTAGCCAAACCAGCTAAGGCCACCAAACCGGCGGTGGCCAATACCTTAGGAACAGTGTTGCCCACGGGCGGCGGAAGGTGCACAATGCCTCTTCTGTCTGTCACGGCGGCCTCTGGCACGTAACGGCCTTTGTCTGGAATAGCCAACTGGTCAAACAGGCGCGCCAGCTCATCCAGGCCTTGGGCCAGGGCTGTGCCTTGCATGGGCAGGCCGTGGCCGCTGGCGGCAATGGCCGGTCTCAATTGCGCCAGTTTCTGCACCGAAGCCCGAGCCGCGGCCCAGTCTGGCGTGAAATAAGCCGGCGGTCCGCAGACTTCCTGTTTCTGGGTCAAGACGGCCAACGCAGATTCTGGTTTTCTGGTCACAAAGGCATCGCCGGCAATGAGCACGCGGTCATGTTCTCTAAAGAAAGACACGTGCCCCGGAGAGTGGCCCGGCGTCTCCAGCCATTTCCATTCTGGCATGAACGGCACAGACCCGTCTGAGGGCAACAACTCCAGCCGTCCTCTGAACGTGATGGGTTTTTTGGGGTACATGAATGACAGGTACGCCATGCCGCCGCCGCCCACGCTGGAATCTGGTGGTGGGTAGCTGGACAGACCAGTGAGGTACGGTAACTCCAGCGGGTGCACGTACACGGG
This region of Rufibacter sp. LB8 genomic DNA includes:
- a CDS encoding PRC-barrel domain-containing protein; this encodes MAYSSSNGPARLTPLHDLKDFKVADRNLDVRNWEVIGADGQRLGKVDDLIVDRELMKVRYLDIDVDKDRFLPDTDARHLLVPIGAAHLDDDNNQVFLANIDQNALTRFPFYRGGAVDSDLEYRVMHAFTKPNDAYMAPAATAAPTADFYQNDHFNEERFYQKNQNSGMMNAGGVSGGGVQDDIATIERLKQMLDQGTITQEEFAVLKRKAIGF
- a CDS encoding SIMPL domain-containing protein, which encodes MKALSYTTLAFFFALLSFSTMAQQSSIPPLVSVSGQGEVKVQPDQITFMTGVEVREKTLEEARKVADQRTAALIAYLKKSGVEEKNIQTAYLYLQPIYNGEYGQTTPQFYLANRTVTVILTKVQGFDALLEGLYKAGANRVDGISFQSTQLKKHQDEARKKAIQDAKQKATMLAAELGAKVGRPYQINEGGANAPGPVFAKMARQELSMDSGGGSTLALGQITITSSVDVSFILE
- a CDS encoding MBL fold metallo-hydrolase; its protein translation is MQDQITSILKQKQKNCFQVAPGILGMEIVFVNLFFIENPDKSWVLIDAGLYGSADKIRKAAEERFGKDNPPKAILLTHGHFDHVGALQTLADIWQAPVYVHPLELPYLTGLSSYPPPDSSVGGGGMAYLSFMYPKKPITFRGRLELLPSDGSVPFMPEWKWLETPGHSPGHVSFFREHDRVLIAGDAFVTRKPESALAVLTQKQEVCGPPAYFTPDWAAARASVQKLAQLRPAIAASGHGLPMQGTALAQGLDELARLFDQLAIPDKGRYVPEAAVTDRRGIVHLPPPVGNTVPKVLATAGLVALAGLATYALTRPRKNATNARIKTTWPGAASSRSNQYATAVPMSHDASVLDHNPTTTSNNYP
- a CDS encoding ribonuclease D, whose product is MKEPAFVLEGKPVHVVETAEALQAAAHHLSQKPELALDLEFDQHHYTYGFTLCLIQISDGHDCFLIDPIPVKDLQPLWDVLENPAITKIFHHANNDLMLLSMLGCQVRNVIDTAVAAKILNYSKAALGVLLEEELGLKLDKSQQMSNWNHRPLTKRQLEYAAQDVLYLHALKEVMVMKIEGLGRMNWLLEEGKLLEEITYTEQEDPHLKIKFPQRLTYFQQFILLPIYEFRDQLAQKWNFPAGQVINTSALMALLTNPEGDIKDWLYHTKGIHGRVQQERYEGQLQRIVNGAVQEAYKRKIPHRLPPNPYPPRLKTPETEARRDQFGLVLKALIDKVGAYTAPMLLDQSIITHYSQTGEVVIPKKYAREIVLATAEELNITL